From the genome of Bacteroidia bacterium:
CAGAGAAAACAGTCAACTTGACTGGGACAACAATTGGATTAAAACAAAAGTAATTGTTAATTGTGGAGCGTTTTCAGGACAATTTGTGGCTGATTTTATGACTGTGGACTTTGAAAAATTTAAACAAGAATTCGAACTTTTATATAGCAACTTTAAGGGTTCAGCAATTTTTTCTGGACTTGAAAAACAGCTAGAATTAAATATTTTAGGCGATGGTTTAGGACACTTTGAAGTTAATGTAAAAGCTAGTGATAAACCAAATGAAGGTAACGAATTGACTTTTTTGTTGAGTTTCGACCAGACACAAATTAAAGAACTTATTTGGCAGTTGGACACAATTACTAAACGATTTCCAATTGTTGGTGACTTTAAGATTAAAAACAAATAAAAGCAGCCCCTAACACACGGTTAAAATTTAGCAGGCTGTTATGGGCAACTTGACACATTTAACAAATGTCAAATATTTTAGCGGTTTGACAACCAGTGCAAGTAAAAGCCTGCCAAATTCAACCGCAAACCGTTAGCGGTAAATTTATGAAAACAATATTCGTTATATTTTTAAGCATTTTCTGGTTGACAACTTTCAGTCAGAATGACTCACGTATGCGAGTTCAATTATTAGAGAATTATTCAAATAAAATCATTAATAACCTTGACAGCGTTAGACTAACCTCAAACAAAAAGCAATATTTGTTTTTAAATATTAAAACAAACAAAGACAGCTTATTTGAATTCGACAAAATTATTTCTGGAACTTATAATTTATTTTTATATAGTGCTAATTATGACACTGTATTGACTAATATCAAGACAATTAACGACAGGAATTATAAATATATTTTTTATTTGTTTAATAGAAATTTCACAAGCATACAAGTTTATTTTAGTCAAAGCTTATTTGACAACATTATAAAAAATTTGAAATATCCAGAAAATGCAAAAAAGAATGGCATTCAAGGAAAAGTTTTCGCAAGTTTTTTAATTACAACAACTGGTTTAATTGACAGCATTGTTATTGTGAGAGGTGTTTCTCCAGTTTTAGACAACGAAGTAATAAAAACATTAAAATCAATTAAAAACATTTCTCCAATTATTATAAATGGCGTACCGACAAATAATCGGTTTCTCATGCCTTTTAGCTTTAAATTATGAAAATAAAATCTACCGCTAACACTATGTTAGAATTTAGCAGGCTGTTATGGGCAACTTGACACAGAAAACAAAAGTCAAACCATTTAACGGTTTGACACCAATTGCAAGCAATTGCCTGCCAAATCCAACATGCCAACGTTACCAACTACTTTTAAAAAATTCCAAGAAATAATAATGCTTGAAAAATTAATCTATCAATGAAAAATTACATTTTAGTTATTATCTCAATCTTTTTGACTTATAGTGCATGGACTCAAGATAAAAGTATTGACTATAAGCTGAGTGTTAAGCTTTACAATTTATCCTCATACGACATTGTCTTAAATACTACTAACTTCTTCCCTGCTCATATCGATAGGACAATTTCTACTTTAAAATTCTTAAACCCGACTATAGCTTTTCAATGGAAATCAAGAAAAAATAATTTCAAAGAAATTGAACTAAAAAGTTTTTCATTTAGTAATCAAAATAATTCCGTCAAACAAATTAATGACACCAGCGGCGTTATTGAGTACTTTTCTGAATTCGATTATAAAAATACACTTATATCATTACGTTATGAATACATTTATCTTTTTAATAAATCTAAAAACAAAAGGTTTAATTTTTCATTAGGTTTTGCGATAAGTCCATATTACCGATTGACCAAATCCATTCCACGAATGGCGAATTCTTATGGTTCTTCAAATTATAGTATAGGAATTGACACATATTTAATTCCTCGTCTAACATTCTTTTTGAGCAAAAGATTTTATATAGATTTTAATATCCCATTTTGTATTTCGGAATTAGATATTTTAACACAGAAATCATTTGCTCCTCAAATTCCAATCAAACAAAGAAAATATATTACTTTTAATTTAAGCGAATTACCAAAAATGTATAGCTGTAGACTTGGAATCGGCATTAAAATATAACAAAAAGCAGTTGGTAACACACGGTTAAAATTTAGCAGGCTGTTATGGGCAACTTGACAATTTTAACAAAATTCAAACATTTTAGCGGTTTGACAATGACTGCAA
Proteins encoded in this window:
- a CDS encoding energy transducer TonB; amino-acid sequence: MKTIFVIFLSIFWLTTFSQNDSRMRVQLLENYSNKIINNLDSVRLTSNKKQYLFLNIKTNKDSLFEFDKIISGTYNLFLYSANYDTVLTNIKTINDRNYKYIFYLFNRNFTSIQVYFSQSLFDNIIKNLKYPENAKKNGIQGKVFASFLITTTGLIDSIVIVRGVSPVLDNEVIKTLKSIKNISPIIINGVPTNNRFLMPFSFKL